The nucleotide window CATATATGAAGGAGCAGAATTGGAAAGAGGGGTAATTGTGTGAACTCACTCAATTCATATGACAAGTTGAGAACTTGTTCGTTCAGTTTACGCCGTGCAGTACTTCCCTCTTGTGAAAGTTCCTGTGGCAGCCGCAAGCCGCACACGTAAGCGCCGCATTTGTTCCTTCACCGGCACTGGCCATGAATTCCCTGCAGCCATCCACAGCATAACCTCCCGTGTTCGCCGCATGATTCTTCTGGCACTCCCCGTATCGAATATTCCCCACCGCTGGTGATGACGTGGCGTAATCTCGCTTCACGACCACCTGCCTCTTTTTCATCTTTCCCAAAACCCTAACCCAATTCAATTCCCTCGTTCTCTGTGTGGTTGAATCTGGGATGGATCGATAGATCCTTTCAGTTCTTCATTTCACCCAGAAAACGGGAAAGATAGATAGATATTCTTCGTGgagatatataaaataatatagcgCACACTAGCTGTGTCTATATACAATTAATGTATAGCTGGTGAATAACCCTAACCCTAGCATGTAGATTTATAAACGGGTGGCTAGTAGGGGTAAAGGTGAGGAAGCACTAGGTAGGATGAagagatggaaaaaaaattgatcataaTTCATTAGGAATTGACCAGAAACTTTTTGGTGCTCgaactttattttgttttcaacaGGGAGTAGTATATGTATAAGGACACGCACAAAGGGAGTACTGTAGTAGATCGAGAAGTTAGTCACCTAAGCATTAATTACTATTGGTGTATTAGCCAATGAAGGCACAACACATCATCAATAGGGAGCGGTGGTTCTTTTAATTGGCTACAATATATGCAAGATGAGAAAGCTAAGGGCTAAGTTAGATCATCTGTTGTTTGTTTTGGAAGTATATCTAATAAGCATGATTTTAAATTGCAGTTGCAGTGTTACAGTTGTATTGTCATAagtcaaaaaaaatttatattgccGATAGttgcaaaatatataattgatgagGTCACCATTGCAGTTATGATTACGTTGCGGTTAGTGATAATACCTTAATACTACGTACGACCATAATTACAGTAGTAAAACGTTATTTAAAACCATGATAATAAGTAACGGCAAGTCTCAGTACAGCTAGGTGGCGCCCTCAGATTGAGAAGAAGACAAAGCTTAAAATGGGAGCTGAAGGAGGGAATGCTTGTCCTCACACTAGCCATACAACCCTGGACTTGTCTTCAAGAATTGATAGCTCACCTATCTCTAAAAGCCCCTACTcttccaaaagaagaaaaaaggagaacTGGACCAAAAGGAATAACGTTACTTTTATTAGGCTAGGCTAGCTGTATATACACGGCAAATTTAAGTAAATTGCATGCTTTTTGGGCCAAACCCTCAGAGATTAATTAAACTAGTATTTAAGTAGAGTCAGCCGCTAATTTTTATATCTGCAGTGGGTCCAATTTGATACTCAAAAGGCAGATTGCTGTGGCCCTTGCTACTGTGACAACAACTCTTGTAAGattctaataattataagaCCATTCCCCCACTCTCTTATATGAACTGTGGACCCCTTATCTTCTCCCCCCTTTGGATCAAATCAAGGACAATATCATAACtttcaatattatattatatagataTGCTCTTCAATATCTGCCATCATCAAAACTATATAgctaaaacattaattttatatatatgtgtgtgtgtgtgtgtgtctatttatatattatttatttatttaatctgcAGAATGAAAAGATAGGATGATTGCTCTGAATTGAACCTGATGACATATTGACATGCATATGTACGTATTGTTACTTGTTAGTTTCACTGCATGGTTTTGCAAATATAGGACGAACTAAAATACGTACAAAttagaagaaaggaaagaaaacagaagtGACCAACAACCGGCCGCTTCCACGAGATCTGCGTATTTAAGATTTTGAAATATTCTTATTGTGCTAGCTAGAGAATGGATGGGGGAAGAATACGAATGAATACACCATAGACATGTTTGATGTTGAAAGGTATGGATTCTTCAATTAATCCATGAGTAATACATGTTCAAGCAGGCATGAGGAGCCTCCACCACCAACACCATCTCAAAGTAAAGAACTAGAAAGGACAAGCCCACAATGGGTCAGTAACATGTGCACATTTGAGAAGGTGACAAAGGACAAGGACTCGTGCTTGTCAATCAGACATGGACGTAACTCTTTTACATTAATTAGACATCAATTTGAATATATTcaccagtaaaaaaaaatatgagatgaattcaacattcaattcttCTCATCAATTTGGCTGATAGATCTGCACTTAAAAAATATACCACTAATTAATGGTCGCTAGCTAGTAGATCCCGGTCCatataacataatataaatatatatatatatatatatatgtatgtataaatGGGGGAAATTAATAGCTAGCTAGGGAGAGAGGGGTTTAGATGGAAGACAGTGGCATAAGTTTGCCAGCGTTGAGATGTAAATTGTGTATAGCTTTCTAGTAGCAGAATTTATGAAGGCGTTGAAACAATGTGGTGTGATGCCTGGCTAGCTAGCTGTATAGTAATCTGTCCTTTTGGCTAACGTCAAGTACTGATAGAAGTGTGTGTGGCTGTTTAGTTCCATTGAAGACCATGCGTGTAGGGGGCACTACTCCCATATTGTTCTTACTCACACACCCAACCATTACCCATATCTTCATGTCCTGCAGAAGCCAAAATTTCGTTATCCTCTTGAAACGATTCCAGTACCTAGCAATGTGAATTGTGAAGGAGGTTCATATATCACTATTAATCTATCACGCGTacctaattatatatatatcgaTCTTTACATaaaatgagggggggggggaatcCTCATTGAGAGAAAATTCTCAAGGCATTGCTTACTGTGTTTAATTTTAACTACTAGCTACTAAAAAAGTTCAAATCAATGATTAAAGAAATCCgtatctaatttaaaaaaatgttcttaatttttttagcgATAAAGGATTGTTATTCTGATgctaaatttatttgttttttaaaaataataaaataacgtCATATTTTTTGCCATATTATAGACTTAATTAAATACACGTGTAGATTTTACAATTAATGCTACAAGAAAACACTTGACTTACATGCGTTAATGCAATAAGACTCTAATTAATTAAGTAGTAGTACACTGGTATATGTTTGGTGCTGCCTTTGCCACTCACAAACATCTGTTTGGAAACATTCAATGGGATTTGACTATTTCAGATTATgtttggaaaaaatataaataaaaattgtccTGCGTTTCAAATGGGAAAAATGAGGTCAAATGTGATTTCAATAGAAGCAACTCAAAAGTATCTTTTGTGTGCTGCTTTgagaattttatattaaattttgccatacacttaattattttttatataaattttttaagtataaaatactttattttaaatttatttattttactgaaATTAGTTTTGATCTAAAACTAACTTTACAAACATTAGTTAACCCACTTAGTTATTTAGCTTTTGAAACTGTATTTTTTCATGGGCTTGATTACATCGTTAAAGCGATACGTACGTATTAAATTGTTATAAAGTGACCTATTTGTTACAGTGAGTCAAAATCTTAATTATAGATTACCTCTAGTGCTTATATAATGGTTTTAACCGTAATTATATATAGACTATTTTGAACTATTAAGAAAGCCTTTTTTCCATAATAACGTCaccaattaatttaaataaactccTCCACTGTCGTGAAATTAGTTATCTTTATTGGTAAATCTTTCTCatgaaagtttttttctttcttaaaaagGGAAGTTGCCCTGGTTAGTACAGGGGGAGGCTTATGATGATATCCCTTACATCTGGTAGACTTGTATATCGAGAAATTATCATTACTGTAGGAGTATATTTATTACGTAATATTATGATTGTCTTGGTTTAGTAACGGTAATAACTCAAGGAAAGAGTCCAGAAACTGCGCttagttcaatttttattagtgCGGGTATTTAAATGTACCCTCAGTGTGACAACACAAATCCTTCTCAGTTGGGCGCATTATTTAGCTGGAGAGATAAAGATGTGTGAATGTGATAAGGAAAAAGATGGGTCAACACGTTAATGCTAATTGgcatgagaaagaaagagaaaaaaaaatataaatatgattagttttataatataaagaaataatgaaaaataaaatgtcaaGCAGAAGCTAGGAGTAATGTTTTTAAAGTTGGTCCGATTATTAAACTGGTCaagatattaataaatttatcgggattaaaaattgattaatttaattgaaaatattaattttatcctgAATGTTAGGCCATATCAATAATTAAGATGAAAATTTGTCCTGAATATTGTGAAATATATACATACAGAAAATTTGTGTGAATACAAAATGAACTTATGCTCTCAAACACATACCTAAAATTAAGatgaaaattatacttttttttactgaaatataagtaaacaaaattaattcacatccataaaaaaaattaattattattatttaatgttgATATATAGTCTCAATAAAAAAGGTTCAGTCCAGATGGAGTATTTGATATATCAGCATTGCAAAATACTAAGGgctatgttaaataaaattagttggAAGTTGAAGTGTTAGTTGAAGGATAGttaataatttaaacttaaaaaattatcttattaaattataagtattttaaaaaattatcttataaagtagttaaaaatataaaattacataaatggatatatttatgtaatatttttatacaaattttaattttatttcttgataaaaaaaatatattttattgtatttataattttagtattaaattcatttgaaacacttggagtttttttttataaaatataaaaaaaaactacatagaCTTATTATATCACTatcaatatcatatatatatataataagaatgtaaaaacaataaaataataaaattttacattaaatacaatatttaaaaaaatttaataaatgttaaagaaaaaaagaatataaaaaagttagaagctaacatcttaaaatatattacttcaaataaagttttaaaaaacgttaaaaactactaaaaatttatcatcaaatcgtcaaacaattttttttatagtaaaaaacAATACTAagaaaaagccctttttacGATATCAGTACTACGACGGTTGTTTATAACCGATTTAGAAAGTAGTACGgtgacatttttataattattttgattaaaaatatattttacgacGTACATTTTAAGGCGGTTAttgaaaaccgccttagaatgttataCGAATTAAATTTTACGCCAGTTTTGCTGAACAACcatagtaatttaaaaataaaaaaatatttggagaatatccattattaattatttttttgttttggaaaagATAAGAAGGAGAAATACGAAGAGACTCTTGTTTCTCTCTCCAGTCTCCATTATCTCTGCAAGTGTCTCGCTGGCTTCCTACTCTCACAAACCCTACCCCTAATCGCCGCAACCATGACCACCACCACGATTTCGTCGCCCTCAAGCCTTTTTACCTCCTCCCCTACACCCGAACAGAGCCCTCTGCTCTCTCTGGACTCTCTCGATTATGCGGTGCGCCTTCATCACCTCCACGGTCGGATTCAGATCCCGTGCCACCCGACCACCATGCGGCTCGCCGTGCTCGCCACTGTCGTCGCCGTCCGGTTCACCGCTGGAGGTACGTCATGCGGAGCCGAGATTTTCGAACCGCTCCGAAAAGGCGCGGTGTAGAGGCTGGtggagaagaggaagaagaagacaaggcGCGAGAAGCGGAAGCTGAGAACCAAGCTGATGAGGCAACAGACGCCGTGGATTACCAGCCAAAAAATCGCCGTCAGAGACTTCACAACACTGTCGCCGGACAAATCCAACTGCGCCAATCCTCTGAAGCTGTTCCCCCAACGCGTGAGGTAAGTCTGTTGCAACACCGAGAGCTTCATTTTCTGTTTCAAAAATGTGCGTAAGGTTTGTGAGTTGAAGTGTGCAAATGCCTGATACTACTATtatatgtttgaattttgatttgagAATTGTATGTAGTTGGTAGCAGAATAGATagagttttgaattttgaagagaaagagattgctttattttaaaataaagcaaTCTCTTTCTTCGTTACAGAGATAAAGTTAACAAAACCTATTTATTTTCAGTACATTGTACGTACGCGTTCCTTATGAGCATTGTATGAGTATAAATGCTCACTTAGGCTCCAAGCCATTCCTGGTTATTTTTGAAGGCTGACacctttcttttctatttctaaCTTAATCTCAATGTGTCTCCCCATGAATAGTCATTTTCCAAAACAATAATGGCCACCACATCTAGACACCTCTCTCATAATAAAATGCCTAAACAGCACTTCAAAGTGTGTTTTTATTTCAGGAGAATGTTTAGGCTCAAAGTTGCTGATGAAATCGACATTCTTTTTAAAGAGTATTCACAGCATATCATCATGAGCATGGATGACCTGTGCGATTTCTTagttcaataatataataacaaaaaaatatgataggCCAGGTAGCAGATTGTATTCATTCACTTCTACGGGTTGGTTTGTCTTTCATTCCTTGAAATTAACAAGTCATCtatcaaaagaaagaacaattttATTGAGAAATGAGAAATGATGTAGAATCAGATACATTCTACATCGTTTCTCTTCCCaaaatcgatgtagaatgtACATGATTCTACATCGTTTCCCTCCCAGAATCGATGTAGAATGCATGACTTTCTAAGTCAGTCATTGAACCGATGTTGTAGGGTCTCGGGTTTTCAACGACACCGACTTACAACCACGCGTCGTAACCGATGTAGAAGGGGcattagaaccgatgtagaagggctttttttttagtagtgaaagtTAAAAACTAACTACCGAACACACTCTAAATAATTGTCACAGCCCCTCACAGGAAAATATATTGTAAACCGATGATATCCTTTAGGTGCGTTTGATTTGCTAAAAAGACACGACATACAAAATAACATTGGATAGGTAGCTGAGTCATAGGGTACCTTTTTGTATTGTGCGTTATTTGGTATTCGATACACAATACAAGTAATTTTGTCTTGTATCTTGTTTGATGTACTTATATACTAGACAAAATCATGTAAATCTTACTATAATACCCATTGTATTGTATGCTTATAAGTAAACAAATTTCTTTGCTTCTTCGAAGTCCACTGCCTCCTCTGTGCAGCGTTGCCGGTCGCTGGCGAGCCAAAAAGAATAAGCTTAGTGCCACCGACGTGTCCCTATTGGGGAGGAGGAAGTTTAACACGATCTATCGCAACGCAACGACGCTCAGTAATTTTCCAACACCGACACACTTCGTTATGGAGGAGAAGATGGTGGCATTGGAGAGGGAGTACAGTGCTGGGGAGCGATCGGTGGTTTGAACGGGTGTGGTGATGAGCATGCCAGAAGGGGGAGGGTGCGGAGGTCAGACCAGGAGAGAAACTTGAGGAGGACGTGGTAGCGAAGGACATCAACGAAGGCGGCCAGGGAGAGGTGATCATTGACGGCGAGGTAGGAGTTGGGGACGGTGAGAATGGAGAGGGAGGAGCGGTTCGAGAGATCTGCGGCGAGGGACATGGCAAAGACGATGAGAGAGGTgaataaaaattgtatttttacttttgttagaCACTGAACAAATTAAAGTTGTATCAAAGATTAGTGAGTTacaaattttttgatatttgTCTAGTccattattctttattttatattattctttaatcattttttatatcaaacattggacaaatatttttatgtcgTTCAGTCTCTTATTATTTAGCAAATCAAACCCATCATTTCCTTCTTAACAAACCTACCCATTTTTTAGAGGAAAGCTATCTGATGTTCTTTTGATAACGTTCTGTGAGGATTATCGGTCACCCCTAATAACAAGCAGTGACATGGGtaaattaatgaataataaataaattatttcaaacattttgaatttctaaatactttaataataaattaatgaaaatattaacataatattgattGTTTTTTAATGAAAAGTTCAATTTCATTCAGCACTAATTTCCAAACTTGGTAATTAAAAATACACTAATGTTAGGTGAATCACAcgtcaaacttatattttaaagttttaacCACATGTAAAGGTCTCAATGATTCATAAGTTGTTATTGCTTCAAATGGATGTGGAGTGAGAACTGTGATCcacgttaaattttttttcttcttccaagcACGCATTAAGGAATCAGCCACCTAATTACAATTGCGCGAGGAACAACGACAATCAATCCTATATCATCTTCATCGAACAGTTCATAGGTCCCTATAcaagaatataaatatttatcgtTTCCTATTCTATACCTGAATTCCTTTTAATGATTCTCACATTTTATACACTAAGTATACAAGTTAAGGGACTAAAAAGCCAATTTATTATCTTAAATCTTAATTACTCAAGAAACAAtcaaatgaattttataattttaaaaaatatcttataatttttgtttctttaactaATGCATTAGtgtgataaaaaatgaatttttaatagCAACAATCTACCAATTAAGCATGGTCCAACCTGCTTACCAaggctgcttttttttttctttgaaagattaatactagttgttaatttcttttgtttcattttcttcaattatttaatcttataatttCAATCATGATTACCGATAGCTCCTTGCATGGTGTGTGCATCAGTGTATCTATCTAAAGGAGATTTAATTGCCTTGCCAGCTATAAAAGCACCTTGCAGGTTTCAAATAGCGACCACCATCCTGGAAAATGCTACTCAACATTGGATATAGATTATTGATGAACGAACTGTACTAATCAATTAGTATGACAATGGAGAACCAACCGGCATATTAAAGTGCCTTTCGTTCCATCAGCATCCATATTTAAATAAAGTCCCTTTCTCTGAGTTAGGGTGTCTCTTTCTCCATGTTAAGTTGTTAATCAGAACAACCATATGCGTGACATACCCATGATCGATgcaatattgaaatttttaaataatatattatatgatcTAGTATCATATATAAACTAAGAAATAATGCTATATTGGGATGAGCTTTTATGAATATGATGTGCGTTATAACATAAAATGGAATTCTTAACACTCAATTGCCTAATTTTAGTTCTTTCAATTGCCTAACACTCAATAGtacttctaatttaattttatcgtGTTGATATAAACTCATTACATAAAAACCATAATTTTGTACCTAACATTTTTCATAACGTTTGTTTAGAGTTACAATACTTCCATTGTCAAAAAGAATGTTCTCCTTTTGTAAGATTCACAAGCTCGAAAATTTCTAGGACTTAGATTTTGACATTAATTTAACATGTGGATTTATGGAgcaatggat belongs to Glycine soja cultivar W05 chromosome 5, ASM419377v2, whole genome shotgun sequence and includes:
- the LOC114411859 gene encoding mini zinc finger protein 3-like, producing the protein MKKRQVVVKRDYATSSPAVGNIRYGECQKNHAANTGGYAVDGCREFMASAGEGTNAALTCAACGCHRNFHKREVLHGVN